The Filimonas lacunae genomic sequence AATATGATTTCCGCCGGTTATTGAAAGCAAGCGTATGACACCAAACACTACCATAAGTATACTGGGTTGCGGCTGGCTGGGCCTGCCGCTGGCGCAAGCCTTTATACAGGAGGATTTTACCGTAAAAGGCTCCACCACTTCAGCCGACAAGCTAACGCAGTTAACAGCAGCAGGCATTATTCCCTACCTGTTACCGCTGCCCTCGCCTGATAATATTACACCTGATACCGCCATCTTTCAATGTGATATACTGTTTATTGCCATTCCTCCCAAAGTTCGTTCGGGGAAGGGGGATGATTATCTGGCAGCTATGCGTGAAATGCTTCCCTTCATCCGGCAGCAGGCCATAGCCCATGTAGTGTTTATAAGCTCTACCAGTGTATATGGTAATGTAAATGGAATGATTACCGAAGAAACTCCAGCTTCACCCGATACCCAATCGGGCCATATACTGGTAGCAGCAGAGCAGCTGTTTGCCCAGGAAACCAGTTTTACCACCACAATTATTCGCTTTGCCGGACTGGCTGGCCCCGAAAGACATCCCGGCCGTTTTCTGGCAGCAAAGCTGAACGTGCCCGGCGGCTTATTACCTGTAAACCTGATACACCTTACCGACTGTATTGGCATTTGCAAAGCCATTGTGCAGCAACAGGCATTTGGTCACATATTCAATGCCTGCGCCCCACATCACCCCACCAAAAAAGAGTTTTACCAGGCTGCTGCGGTAAGCGCTGGTTTAACACCCCCCACTTTTACCGAAGAGCCTTGCACCGGTAAGACCATCAGCAGCATACAACTGGAAAGACTCCATTACCGGTTTGTTGTGGATAACTGGTTTAACTGGCTTTAATACCTTCGTTCACCTCCCTTTCCTGACATTGACGCCCTTACAAATCCCAACTTTTTTAGCAAACAAACAAAATTAACCCCATCTTTGCACCTTCATCACAAAAGCAAACAGCATGTCTTACTGCCGGGTTATTCAAAATATGACAGGCGCTCAACAAGAGCTGCATAAAACCTATCACGATAACCATTATGGCTATCCTATTCATGACGACAACGAACTGTTTGGCAGGCTGATTATGGAAATAAACCAGGCCGGTTTAAGTTGGGAAACCATCTTAAAGAAGGAAGCCGGGTTTAGAAAAGCCTATCACAACTTTAGTATTAAAAAGGTAGCCGCTTATACCGAAGCTGACCGCGAAAGGCTGATGAACGATGCAGGCATTATACGCAACCGTTTAAAAATAAACGCCGCTATAGAAAACGCCAATACTATACTGGCCCTGCAAAAAGAACACGGCTCGTTTGAAAAATGGCTGGAAAGCCATCACCCCAAAACAAAAGAAGAATGGGTGAAGCTGTTTAAGAAAAACTTTCGGTTTACCGGTGGTGAAATTGTGAACGAGTTTTTAATGAGCACTGGTTTCCTGCCTGGCGCACACGCAGCAGACTGTTCGGTTTACGCTAAAATAATCAAGGCTAAGCCTTTATGGCATCAGCCTGTAAAAAAAGCTTCTGCCAAATAGCAGAAGCTTAGTAAGTATACAATAGAGATACGATCACTCCTTCCGGTAAGGCCCTGATGCTATTACCCGCTGGCAGAGACCTACCGGATAATAGTCACCGCGCCGCTCAATGGTTTAGTACCATTTTTCAAATCAATGATATAATAGTAAGTAGCGGGTGGCACCGGCTTTTGATTCACCGTACCATCCCAGGCATGCGCATAACCGGTTAACTGCCATATCCTGCTACCATACCTGTCAAACACCTGCATCACTGCGTTGGTATAATCCGACAGGTTTTTAATCACCCAGGTATCATTGATCCCATCCCCGTTAGGCGTGAAAATATTAGGCACCAGCACTGTTCTTAAAATTTTCACATGAGCAGTATCCCACCCTGTACAGTTATGTGCATTGGTAGCTGTAAGTTTATAGGTTATATCTTCCATAGCTACCAGTGTTGGACGCAGCGCAGTAGCATTGCTAAGCCCTGCTGCGGGAGTCCATAACAAGGCGGCTGTGGCATCAGTAACAGTGGCCGCCAGCGTTACAGAAGCCCCTTCTTCCACAATGAAATCAGGACCGGCATCTACTACCGGCCGCAGGAAGATAGATACATTTTTAGAAGCCGTATCCGAAGCACAACCTTCCGAGCTGTTCACAATCAGCCGGGCTACATAATCGCCCGCCTTCTCATATTTTTTATCCGGGTTGGTGGTAGAGCTGGTAGTACCATCGCCAAACAACCAATTCCATTTGGTAATAGACCCACCATTAGCCACACTGGTATTGGTGAACTTTACAGTAGCGTCCTGACAGGCCGCTTCGGGACTTACTGTAAAACCTGCCTGTGGCTGGTTGTAGAATTGCGCAATATTTTTAGTAGTGTCGTGTACACAACCCGAGGCCGTGGTTGCCTGGAGACGAATAATGTAAGTGCCTGCACTGGCATAAGTATGCAAAGGATGTACAGTAGTAGTGGTAGTGCTGCCATCGCCAAAATTCCATACATACGCCATGCTTTCTCCACCCTGCACAGTTGTTTTATTGGTAAACTGCGCTTTACCGGCAGGCAGACACACATAGCCCGGTACAGTAAAATCGGCCACTGGCAATGGATGTACCGCCAGTATTTGAGAAGCGGTATCGCTGACACAGTTTTTATCAGACATTACCACATGTTTTACCGTATAATTACCTGCTGCGTACGCTGCTGTAAATGCACTACCATTGGCATACATTACGGTTTTACCATTACCCAGGTTCCAGTACCAGCTTTGAATAGTGCCACTGGTAATGGTGCTGGCATCGGCAAGCGTGGTAGTGGTATTAGCACAAAAAGAAGTGTTGCCTGCTGTAAAAGCTGCTGTAGGTTTCGGATACACCGTAATGGTTTGCGCAGCAGAATCCCGGCAACCACCCTTAGCCTGAAATACATACCAGATGCTGTGTGTACCTTCACCAGCTATAGCAGCCGTAAAATTACCAGCCCCATCTGTGCCCGGCCCCCAATAAACACCCGAACCTTCTACTCCATTGGTAACAGCCGCCTTTGCCACCGACACCGTTCCTTTTGTATTCACACACACATTATCCAGTGCATCGTACGTAAAAGCGGGCTTGAGCGAGAAAGCCACCCTTACCAGCGTATCGGCCACACAACCATTACTGGTGGTAGCCTGTAAGGAAATAGTATAAGTATTATAAGCACTGTAATAATGTTTAGGGTCGGTAATAGTGGAAGCATTGGCAGCACCAGAAGCCGGATCGCCAAAACTCCACAGATACGTCATTGTTTGATTATCGGAAACAGTAGATGTGTTGGTAAACTGTGCCATACCATCTGCTCCCAGGCAGCCCTGCGATGCAGTAAACGCGGGTGTGGGTTTACCATACACCGTGATCACTTTCGACGCCGTATCACTTACACACATACCCGACACTTTTACCACCTGCTTTACCGTATAGGTACCGGCATTGGCATAGGTTACGGATGTAGTATTCATATCTGTACTGGTTCGCCCATCGCCCCATTGCCAATACACGCCCTGTATTGCAGCCGGGCCGCTATAAGCACCTGTACCGGTTAATGGCGCAGCCGTTTGGGCACACACTCCGGCAGGCAGCGTAAAGCCCGCGGTGGGCGGTTGATAGACCTGCACATTTTTTACCGTATCGGCAACACAACCATCCGGGTATATCCCCTGCAAATGCACCGGGTAAATGCCGGCAGCAGCATAATACTTAGCTGGCGTTGCCAGCAACGATGTATCTGCTATATCTGTTGAAAAACTCCACCGTAAACGGGTGGCCGTGGTTTGCGCTGCAAAATAAAAAGTATCCAACCGGCAGTTGGTAGTGCCTGCACCGGAACGACTGTTAGAGAAACTGAAATCGGCTACTGCATTATTCTTTACTGTTATTACAATATTGATGATTTCGGTGTGGTTACAGTTTTCAATGGCCGGATGAGTAGAATACACGGGTATCACCTGCATGCCAGTATCGGTATAGGAATAAGACTGTGCAAGCTTATACCGGTAATACCATACATTGTTGATCTTTTGTGAATCTACTGCCACGGGGTTCACCTCCATTACATCTGTAGCAGGGACAATATTGCCCGCCTCACTAAAGGCCCATAATAATTGTGTTGGTTTATAAGCAATCCAAACAGCAAGCAGAAAAGGCGTTTTACGGCAGGTATACACACTGGCAGTGGTATCGGAACTATATAGGTTTTTAATCTCTCCTATACCATTCAGGTTATCGAAATACGCCCCGGCATTATAACCATACGACTCGGTTCCCCCCTCTCCATAAGTAATAGCAGTAAAAGCAGAATCACTGCTTACCGAAACCTGGGCCTGCGCAGCTTTCCATCGCTTTACAATCACAGTGTATCCCGGCATGTTAGTATGGGCATACTGGTAATCGAAAGTGCTGCTGCCATCTATTTTTAATGATTTCACCCCTTCTGTAGGTATAATAAGAGTAAGGTAATTTACCTCTATATTCATTTTAGTATTGCGGTAAAAAGCCACATGCTTAATGGCCTGCTCCATAGGGCTGATATAAAACATTTCCTCATCGCCCAATACACTGCCGTTACAACCTGTGGAAGGCATGTATTGCGCTACCATAATAGGCTTATCTGCCGAAATGTAATCAGCGCTGCTACTGGAAAATTCATAATACTGGTTATTGATTAACCCGGTTAATGGAATGCCATTCCATTTTACTACCGTGGCCGGATCGTTCACCAGCACCCGGTAATAGTTGGGCATCAGCACCCGGGCACTGGTGCTGATAGAGGTAGGTGCCGTAAGATACTGCTTACCCCAGGCCTGTGAAGGAAATACCTGTTGAATATAGTTGTCTCCTCCCATAGATGTAGTACAGTTGAGAAACATACGGGTACGGCTACTGCCGCTGAAAACCGCTATAGGATAACACTCTCCGCCCGCGTTAGGCACGCTCTTAACCGTAGTGCCCGTAATATCATAACCATTCCCTGCAGGGTTGCTGATGCCTGCGCCCAACATCTGGTACACCTGCCCTTTATTGAGGGTTATTTCAAAGGTTTCATTGGCATTATGCCCGCCGCGCGTGGGCGTAGTAGTGGTGATCTGCACTTTTGTGTTATCGTGATTCGCAATCACATTCAGCCACGAAAAACAATCAATATTAAAGTATTGCGTAAAATTGAGCGAAGTATAGGTAAAGCCCCAGGTATTCACCGGCAGTAACATGGTAGCACCCGAACTATTCGCTCCGAATATATGCGCATAGGCTACAATAGGTACATCACTGACAATATGAATACCCCTGTTAAACACACCTTCACTTCCTGTGCCACCAAAAGAAGGAGGAATGGTATATAACCGGCAATCACTCAGGCCAGATTTAGGCATATATTCCGTAGCCACTACCGTGTTGGCAGCCACATTATAATCCCGCGACCAGGTGGTACCATTAATGCTCACCGTTACTTTAGCAGCTTGTTCTGCACTCAGGTACAGCACCATCTCCTGCCCGTTGGTATTACCCGTTTCAAAAAACTGGTGATGCCCATAGCCCACCCAGAATTCTTTCCCTGCATTGGTTAGCTGCTGGCCCTCTGCCAGATTACATAAACCCGCTACACATGCCAACATGATTGTAAATATTAGTTTCATAGCAGTTACCATATAAGTTCATTCAAAAAACATACATCCTTCTTAAAACAGCAACAGGACGCCTACCGTTGATTGCCGGTAAGCGCCCTTTTACTGAAAGGTTATCCCATTACCTCACCAGGTTAATGGAACCTTTTTTATTTTGTTTAGAACCGTCGTTCATTGTCAATTCAATCACATACATATACACGCCCGATGGCTGCGGCTTGCCGCCACTACTGCCATCCCAGTTAGTTTGTTTTCCGGTGCCTTCAAACACTTTACCCCCCCACTGGTTAAACACCAGCACACGCATGTTATTGAACGAATAGCCATATACCTGCCAGGTATCGTTTAACCCATCATTATTAGGAGTAAATGCATTAGGCACATATACCTGGTCGGGCAAAGCCTGCCCGGAAACAGCTACAGAAACGCCCTGCACACAACTTACCGCGCCATTGGCCCGTACCAGTAGCGTAACCTGGGCCATGGGTGCCAGCGGACTAACGGTATGTGTTAAACCTGTTGCACCCGAAGAAGGTATATGATAAGTAGCACCGCCATCCGTAGATACTTCATAGCTCACTGCACCCGGCACTGCCTCCCAGCTAAAGTGCACAAAGGTTACACCTGCCGAGTCTACCTTCACCACCGGTGCAGCCAGTGCTTCATATATAGTCACTTCGGCCTGGGCACGGGTAAGGCTTATACAACCTTGTGCCGAAGTTGCTTCTGCATAATATACACCCGTAGCAGTAACATTGTGTGAGGTGCCGGAGCCGACAGCAGTACCATCCGTAGCCACTGTAAACCAGTTATAGATCACCCCTGTTTCAGGATTGTTTATTTGTAACGTACCTGTTTCGTTAGGGCAAATATTCACTTCGTCTGCCACCAGCGCCACCGCAGGTGCTTCGTAAATAGTTACTGCTTTTACCGTATCATCCACACAGCCTTCTATAGAAATAATGCGCAGCGTATCGTATTGTGTGCCGCCAATCACAAAGGCTTTGCTGGTTTGCTCACCACTGGCTGTAGTATTATCAGAAAAAATCCAGTTCCAGCGGTTGATAGTGAAATCTGCTACAGAACTTGCATCCAATGTTCTGCTTTTACCTGCGCAAACAGCAGCAGGCGTAGCCGTAAAGTCGGCCACCGGAGCATCTTTCACCAACACATTCAGCGGATAGGTAAGCGTTTTACTACATCCTTCCAAACTGCTGTGTTTTACAATTACCGGTATTACATATTCTCCTGCTGCTGCAATAGAACAATCCTGTGCCAGCGTATAAGTGTAATAAGTAAGGCCACTTTTTACATAAGAAGCAACCGGCGCAGGACTGGCCAGCACTACGTCATTACCAGGTGTTGCTCCGGCCAAAGCACTGAATTTCCACGTAATTTCCTCTGCCAGTAAGGGTACAGAAATAGTAGGACGGAAAGGCGCACGGGCACAGGTATAGGCACTGGTAGCAGTAGCTGTGCTATTTAACGTGTTGCTAATGCTGGTAACTACTTCCTGACTGTTAATACGCATGCCCACATTGTAGACATAGTTATTCAAAAAACCATAGCCATAAGAAATACCGGTAAATGGCTGATCGCAGGTAATTACTGCGCTACCGCTTACAACAGAAGTCCATTGCTTTACTACTACTGTATAACCACTCATATTGGGATGCGCATAAGTATAGTCGAACGTGCTGCTGCCATCTACCTGCAAAGAGGATAATGCTGCCGTTGGTACGATGAGGGTAAGATTTTGTTGTGTGGTAGCAGAATGCATCATGCGAGGCACAAGCGCTTTGGCTACACTCTGCGTAACAGCACTCAGATAAATCACCTCTACATCACCACTGCTATTGCCACAGGACAAGTTAGCAGGAGTTACCTGGGCAACTGTTACCGGCTGATCGGCTTCAATATGATCAGCCGTATTACTGGTATACTCGTAATAATTACCCGGTACTACCAGGCCGGTTAATACCGTACCGTTTCTTTTTACCACTGTTGCCACATCTTTTACGGCAATCCTGTATATGTTATACAACAGGCCACTTGCTCCGGCTGTACCCGAAACAGGCGCCGTTAAATATTCTCTTCCCCATGCCTGGGTGGGGAAATTTTGCTGAATATAGTTATCACCGGTTAAAGGCAGTATGGGACCACAACCAAAGTAATCGTGGCTGCTACCCGAGAAAACCGCAATGGGATAACAGTTACCCGACTCATTAGCTACCGATAATACCCGCGTGCCGGTAAGGTCATAACTTTCGTCATGACTATTTAATGTAGGATCATCATTAATAACCGCCCCCAACACCTGGTACACCTGACCTTTCTGAAGCATAACCGTAAATGGAACTCCTGCTGCACGCCCTCCTACGGTAGGATTAGCAGGCGTGATTTTTACTACCGTGCTATCATGTGAGGCTATTACATTCACCCACGAATAACCCGGATTTACATCATATGAGCTAAAAACGCGTTGTCTCAGGTTGATGCTGGTATAATCATATCCATAAGTACCAACCGGCAATAACATAGCAGCTGCATTGCCTGTCTCACCCTGGGGTATATATTGTGCAGCAAATACAGCAACAGGTGCGTCGCTGGTAACATGGATGCCCCTGTTATACAAACCTTCGGTAAGTAATCGTGCATCGTTAGCGCCAGCCTTAGGAATATTTTGCGTAACGGTTACCGAGTTGGCAGCTACTGTATACGTTTTAGAATAAGCTGTTCCATTTACACTTACTGTTACATGAGCCTCTTTTTCTGCACTCAGATACAGTAATAATTCCTGGTTGTTGTTTGTTTTAAAGGGCAATGTATTACCATAGGGCAACCAGAATTCCTGGCCACGGTTGGTGGAATCCAAAGAGTTATATACAATATCTGGTATGGTAACAGCCACTTTACCGTTAGACAGACCTGTAAACTTATCCAGTTGCGTTACAGCCGTATCCGTAAAAGTATAAGTCATGGTATCCACCACACTTTCTGCAGTTACCGTCCAGTTGCCTCCGGCAATGGTTTTTCCGGTTTTAATATAACCCGGATCTGGAATAAATCCTAGCCAGGAAGGCACATAATGCTGCTCTACGACAGCCTGGTAATTACCTGCCGCAACATTGGTAGCAGACAGATAAAAATACATACCCGAATTAGCACTCGGAATGCCCGCCGGCAACACACCGGAATAGCGGCGTAAAGTTAAAGAAGGCGGTACCAAAGCACCAGTTGGCCAGGTAATACGGGCCACTACATCTGTACCCAGGGTAAAGGTTTGTGTGGTACCGGCAGCCGGAGTTGCAGGCGTAGCCGTTAATGCCACAGGTTCTGATACAGGCACAAATTCATAAGCTCCAAGATCTGGTACGCCCGCCTGTAAAACAGCCGGACGGCTGTTATTATTGAAATCAGAAGTATTAGCGGGCAACTGTACACCCCTGCCATGCATTGCCCACACATTTTCATTATTTACATCTGGTTGTAATGCCTCGCTATTGGTAAAAGCCGGCTGAAAGCTGATAGAGTTGATATCCCATCCGGTGGCTTGTTGCCATCCACTTAAAGAAGTATAAGCAGCAGACAAAACAGTGCTGTTAATTAAAGTACTGCCGCTGCTGTACAGCATATTATAATCACTGTTTACAAAACTATAACCGGTTACCGTCATTGCCTTATTACCACCGGTGTGCGAAAAAATGTTATTTCTCAACTGCACAGAATAATAATAGAAGTTATGATCAAAGTAAGCCGCAACATTGGTAGCAGCCGTGCTGGCAGAAGCATTTTGCACAGTATTATTCCAATAATTAATATCATTATCGTTGTTGCTGTAAATACCGTAGGCAATAGCACCTGCAGTTTTTATATTCACGACGTTGTTTACAGAATTATTCCCGATAGAAAAAGACTGGTAAAAGCCATAGATACCGCCCGTGTTATTATTTACGCCAATGATTTTATTGTTATTAACTATCCCTCTCAACGCATTGCTACTGCGGCAATAGTTAACAAATAAACCGTACGCATTGCCGGTAATGTTACTAATAGTAATATTATTACCTGTTACCTGGTAGGCAGTATCACAATAAGTTGCATAAATACCATAGGTTGCGGAATTGGCAGGCGTAGCTACGGCCACTGTATTTCCGGCAATAAGTATGCGTTTATTGTAAGCGGCATAAATGCCATAGTAATAAGTACCGCTGATAGTATTGCCTGCAATAGTGTTATCAGCAGTGGGTACAGTGGCAGACACGCCGGCAAAATAAATGCCATTAGCTCCGCCGGTAATAGTGTTTCCCACTATAGCATTACCGCTTCCAATACCGGCATTGCTGAAAATACCTGCACTGGTATTAGCGGTAGAGGTGGCCGCCGGCACGGTGATAATACAGTTGAGTATACTATCGTGCGCAGCCAGGTTGGCAATATCTACTGCACGGGAAAAGGTAGTATTGGTACTGGTGATAGATACATTTTTAAACGTTATGTAAGCGGCGCTATCCAGCTGCAGCACATAGTTGGTTAAAGTAGCCGCTGCGGCAGAAGTAATCACTACCGAACCTGCATTACCGGTAAGGCTTCTGAAAGTAATACGGCTATTGGCTCCTGCGCCGGCAATAGCATTGATTCTCACCTGCTCGTTATAGGTACCGGGATAAATATCAAAAGTTACCGCTC encodes the following:
- a CDS encoding PKD domain-containing protein, whose product is MKLIFTIMLACVAGLCNLAEGQQLTNAGKEFWVGYGHHQFFETGNTNGQEMVLYLSAEQAAKVTVSINGTTWSRDYNVAANTVVATEYMPKSGLSDCRLYTIPPSFGGTGSEGVFNRGIHIVSDVPIVAYAHIFGANSSGATMLLPVNTWGFTYTSLNFTQYFNIDCFSWLNVIANHDNTKVQITTTTPTRGGHNANETFEITLNKGQVYQMLGAGISNPAGNGYDITGTTVKSVPNAGGECYPIAVFSGSSRTRMFLNCTTSMGGDNYIQQVFPSQAWGKQYLTAPTSISTSARVLMPNYYRVLVNDPATVVKWNGIPLTGLINNQYYEFSSSSADYISADKPIMVAQYMPSTGCNGSVLGDEEMFYISPMEQAIKHVAFYRNTKMNIEVNYLTLIIPTEGVKSLKIDGSSTFDYQYAHTNMPGYTVIVKRWKAAQAQVSVSSDSAFTAITYGEGGTESYGYNAGAYFDNLNGIGEIKNLYSSDTTASVYTCRKTPFLLAVWIAYKPTQLLWAFSEAGNIVPATDVMEVNPVAVDSQKINNVWYYRYKLAQSYSYTDTGMQVIPVYSTHPAIENCNHTEIINIVITVKNNAVADFSFSNSRSGAGTTNCRLDTFYFAAQTTATRLRWSFSTDIADTSLLATPAKYYAAAGIYPVHLQGIYPDGCVADTVKNVQVYQPPTAGFTLPAGVCAQTAAPLTGTGAYSGPAAIQGVYWQWGDGRTSTDMNTTSVTYANAGTYTVKQVVKVSGMCVSDTASKVITVYGKPTPAFTASQGCLGADGMAQFTNTSTVSDNQTMTYLWSFGDPASGAANASTITDPKHYYSAYNTYTISLQATTSNGCVADTLVRVAFSLKPAFTYDALDNVCVNTKGTVSVAKAAVTNGVEGSGVYWGPGTDGAGNFTAAIAGEGTHSIWYVFQAKGGCRDSAAQTITVYPKPTAAFTAGNTSFCANTTTTLADASTITSGTIQSWYWNLGNGKTVMYANGSAFTAAYAAGNYTVKHVVMSDKNCVSDTASQILAVHPLPVADFTVPGYVCLPAGKAQFTNKTTVQGGESMAYVWNFGDGSTTTTTVHPLHTYASAGTYIIRLQATTASGCVHDTTKNIAQFYNQPQAGFTVSPEAACQDATVKFTNTSVANGGSITKWNWLFGDGTTSSTTNPDKKYEKAGDYVARLIVNSSEGCASDTASKNVSIFLRPVVDAGPDFIVEEGASVTLAATVTDATAALLWTPAAGLSNATALRPTLVAMEDITYKLTATNAHNCTGWDTAHVKILRTVLVPNIFTPNGDGINDTWVIKNLSDYTNAVMQVFDRYGSRIWQLTGYAHAWDGTVNQKPVPPATYYYIIDLKNGTKPLSGAVTIIR
- a CDS encoding T9SS type B sorting domain-containing protein, with the translated sequence MNIKLPALFVLLCMLPCIALRAQVDITLGTATTANVGSEAPCPLQDYLEGTRAQYLFTAAELNAAGMQAGTISGIKFTVNALGSFSGKIEEYAIRMGTTNVSTLNQDVFETIPATNLYGPVDYIPAVGVNTFTFATPFIWDGRSNLIVEVCNGAANNATANTYSSNPFVTYTTGFSFNASHTYRANNLGNLCGTTGVASGTATTRPNIIFTYTTAPACSGAPVAGAAVSSVTTICPNTTFLLGLTGASVATGLSYQWQNSVNNISWANIPGATNAVLNTQQSTSAYYRCVVSCNNGGASNNSASVYVTVPPVAAGNFTINSAVATGGNNFQSFAEAYSYIKCGINGPVVFDVVAGSGPYNEQLIMAPVAGASAINTITFNGNGATIKYSSSNSNERAVIKLNGADHVRFNNLTIDATGTSTTYGYGVQLINDADSNTVRNCSILCNKLAAYSNSYAGIVINSSASSATTMGATLCDSNSIVNNTITGGYAGVTVIGSNTDAIMRNLVQGNTLKDGYNYGVYVAGSFSTIISRNDISRPALTSPGDFYGVWVSSLNTNMLVSGNRIHDPFTAAPSSTNTFYGIYHSNSDAISGLEHKIYNNLIYRVNGAGAQYGIYNNGSDYTLYYHNTISLDDINSTSANVTRAYYQNTQAIGIQLFNNIITVTRGGTGTKHVLYRSTNITSDSLNKNDYYISALNSALGFYNNVNYYTLATWKAGALQDAASFAYNPLYKDTVNGNYMPTSLVLDNRGEPLSVAADITSAVRSASTPDLGAYEFSLPPCNTSPIAGTSVATPNSGVCLSTSVQLNLAGNTTGSGQSVQWQYATAAAGPYSNAGGALPYPDTAIYAPANGYYQAVLTCGGNTATSVPVRVTVNPGIPAGLYTINPGAAVSATNFQTIGAAVKAMECGIGGAVTFDIYPGTYNEQVRINAIAGAGANSRITFRSLTGNAGSVVITSAAAATLTNYVLQLDSAAYITFKNVSITSTNTTFSRAVDIANLAAHDSILNCIITVPAATSTANTSAGIFSNAGIGSGNAIVGNTITGGANGIYFAGVSATVPTADNTIAGNTISGTYYYGIYAAYNKRILIAGNTVAVATPANSATYGIYATYCDTAYQVTGNNITISNITGNAYGLFVNYCRSSNALRGIVNNNKIIGVNNNTGGIYGFYQSFSIGNNSVNNVVNIKTAGAIAYGIYSNNDNDINYWNNTVQNASASTAATNVAAYFDHNFYYYSVQLRNNIFSHTGGNKAMTVTGYSFVNSDYNMLYSSGSTLINSTVLSAAYTSLSGWQQATGWDINSISFQPAFTNSEALQPDVNNENVWAMHGRGVQLPANTSDFNNNSRPAVLQAGVPDLGAYEFVPVSEPVALTATPATPAAGTTQTFTLGTDVVARITWPTGALVPPSLTLRRYSGVLPAGIPSANSGMYFYLSATNVAAGNYQAVVEQHYVPSWLGFIPDPGYIKTGKTIAGGNWTVTAESVVDTMTYTFTDTAVTQLDKFTGLSNGKVAVTIPDIVYNSLDSTNRGQEFWLPYGNTLPFKTNNNQELLLYLSAEKEAHVTVSVNGTAYSKTYTVAANSVTVTQNIPKAGANDARLLTEGLYNRGIHVTSDAPVAVFAAQYIPQGETGNAAAMLLPVGTYGYDYTSINLRQRVFSSYDVNPGYSWVNVIASHDSTVVKITPANPTVGGRAAGVPFTVMLQKGQVYQVLGAVINDDPTLNSHDESYDLTGTRVLSVANESGNCYPIAVFSGSSHDYFGCGPILPLTGDNYIQQNFPTQAWGREYLTAPVSGTAGASGLLYNIYRIAVKDVATVVKRNGTVLTGLVVPGNYYEYTSNTADHIEADQPVTVAQVTPANLSCGNSSGDVEVIYLSAVTQSVAKALVPRMMHSATTQQNLTLIVPTAALSSLQVDGSSTFDYTYAHPNMSGYTVVVKQWTSVVSGSAVITCDQPFTGISYGYGFLNNYVYNVGMRINSQEVVTSISNTLNSTATATSAYTCARAPFRPTISVPLLAEEITWKFSALAGATPGNDVVLASPAPVASYVKSGLTYYTYTLAQDCSIAAAGEYVIPVIVKHSSLEGCSKTLTYPLNVLVKDAPVADFTATPAAVCAGKSRTLDASSVADFTINRWNWIFSDNTTASGEQTSKAFVIGGTQYDTLRIISIEGCVDDTVKAVTIYEAPAVALVADEVNICPNETGTLQINNPETGVIYNWFTVATDGTAVGSGTSHNVTATGVYYAEATSAQGCISLTRAQAEVTIYEALAAPVVKVDSAGVTFVHFSWEAVPGAVSYEVSTDGGATYHIPSSGATGLTHTVSPLAPMAQVTLLVRANGAVSCVQGVSVAVSGQALPDQVYVPNAFTPNNDGLNDTWQVYGYSFNNMRVLVFNQWGGKVFEGTGKQTNWDGSSGGKPQPSGVYMYVIELTMNDGSKQNKKGSINLVR
- a CDS encoding DNA-3-methyladenine glycosylase I, with translation MSYCRVIQNMTGAQQELHKTYHDNHYGYPIHDDNELFGRLIMEINQAGLSWETILKKEAGFRKAYHNFSIKKVAAYTEADRERLMNDAGIIRNRLKINAAIENANTILALQKEHGSFEKWLESHHPKTKEEWVKLFKKNFRFTGGEIVNEFLMSTGFLPGAHAADCSVYAKIIKAKPLWHQPVKKASAK
- a CDS encoding SDR family oxidoreductase, yielding MTPNTTISILGCGWLGLPLAQAFIQEDFTVKGSTTSADKLTQLTAAGIIPYLLPLPSPDNITPDTAIFQCDILFIAIPPKVRSGKGDDYLAAMREMLPFIRQQAIAHVVFISSTSVYGNVNGMITEETPASPDTQSGHILVAAEQLFAQETSFTTTIIRFAGLAGPERHPGRFLAAKLNVPGGLLPVNLIHLTDCIGICKAIVQQQAFGHIFNACAPHHPTKKEFYQAAAVSAGLTPPTFTEEPCTGKTISSIQLERLHYRFVVDNWFNWL